The Falco rusticolus isolate bFalRus1 chromosome 5, bFalRus1.pri, whole genome shotgun sequence genome has a segment encoding these proteins:
- the GOLT1B gene encoding vesicle transport protein GOT1B, whose translation MISLSDTQKIGMGLTGFGVFFLFFGMILFFDKALLAIGNVLFVAGLSFVIGLERTFRFFFQKHKMKATGFFLGGVLIVLIGWPLIGMILEIYGFFLLFRGFFPVVVGFIRRVPVLGYLLNLPGISSLVDKVGESNNMV comes from the exons ATGATCTCCCTCTCTGACACCCAGA agattGGAATGGGACTAACAGGCTTTGgagtgtttttccttttctttggaaTGATACTCTTCTTTGACAAAGCTCTTTTGGCTATTGGAAAT gtTTTATTTGTGGCTGGCTTGTCTTTTGTTATCGGTTTAGAAAGAACATTTAGattcttctttcaaaaacacaaaatgaaagcaacaggCTTTTTCCTGGGTGGTGTGCTCATAGTTCTCATTGGTTGGCCTTTAATAGGAATGATCCTTGAAATTTATGGGTTCTTCCTATTATTCAG GGGGTTCTTTCCTGTGGTGGTCGGCTTTATTAGAAGAGTTCCAGTTCTTGGATATCTCTTGAATTTACCCGGTATAAGCTCG CTTGTAGATAAAGTTGGAGAAAGCAACAACATGGTATAA